The Deltaproteobacteria bacterium genomic interval GCGGAGCTGGAACGGCTGGGCATCGCCGTGACCCACGGGCTGGAGGGCGTCGGGAGCAACTTCCAGGACCACGCCACCGTCCACGTGACCTTCGAGGCCAACAGGGAATTCGAAGTGGACTGGACCCTGCCGCGGCTTCGCCTCATGGCGCGGACCCCGGGCGTTGACTACGGAGACTTCAGCGTAACGCTGCGCCCCCCCACCAAGATCGAGGGCGTGGGCTCGCTCCCGCCCCTGTCCCTTCAACTGCTGGAGCAGACCGGCTCCGGACGGATTCGCCTCAACACCCTGGACGCCAGGGATTTTCCCGCCATCGAAACGGGCATGTTGAAGGACCCCAAGGACATCGAGAAGGCGATGGCGGCCATGGAGTTCATCCGTGACCTCGCCCGCACCGGGCCGATGCGAGAGTTCTACGGCGCGATACGCAACCCCGCGCCCGACGAAGATTGGGCGACCTTCGCCCGTTCCACCTACGACAGCTACCACCACGGCTCCGGCACCTGCAGGATGGGACCCGCGGACGACCCCGCCTCGGTGGTGGACCAACGCCTGCGCGTCCACGGATTGGACAACCTGTGGGTGGCCGACGCCTCGGTCATGCCCGAGGTGGTGCGCGCCAACACCAACGCCACGGTGTACGTGATCGGGGAGCGACTGGCGGAATTCTTGAGGAGCGCGGCGTAGGGGACGGCGGGAACCGACGGTGGGGTGCGCTGACGGGCGGGTTTGAAACTTGGTGGTCGCGGACGCCGATCTTCGCCGCGGTATTCTAGCGGGCGACCACCGTTGACTGATGTCGACTACCTGGACTACCACTAGAAAGGCAATGTCCATGCTCATGCACGATCCGCCCCATCCGGGCGCATTCATCCGGCGCCAGTGCCTCGAACCCCTGGGGCTAACGGTGACCGAGGCCGCGAAGGGGCTCGCGGTATCGCGCAACACGCTGTCCCTGCTGCTCAACGGCCGCCTGGGCATATCCCCCGAAATGGCCATCCGGTTGTCGGAGGCCTTCGGCGGCAGCCCCGAGAGCTGGCTGACCCAGCAGATGCAGTACGACCTCTGGCACGCGCAGCATGACCGCAAGCCGGTCGAGGTCAGGAGGTTCGCCACCGCCTGACCGCCGGGCACCGCATTGACGGAGAACCGTGTCGCTCAACTACTCGCTGAGATCCAGCAACACCCCGTCCGGGTCCGCCATGGCGTGCTGGCCGATGACGCAGCCTTCGAGGTCGGCGCGGGTCATGGGGCCGAAGCGGCCGGCGTCGAGGTTGGCGGGGGCGGACTCGGGGGCGGACTCGCTCAGCTCCTCGATTTCCTTCCGCGTCCGCTCCAGGTTCTCGACGCGAAACCCGATGTGGTCCAGCCCCTCGCGCATGCCCCGGTAGAGCGCGTTGTCGCACGGGCGCACCAACAGCTCCACCTGCCCGTCGGTGACACGGAAGCTGCCGTCGGGACCGGGCGCCTCGCCGGCGTCGAGCTCGAAGACCTTGTGGTAGAACTCGGCGACCCGCTCGGGTTGCTTGGAGCGGATGGAGATGTGGCTGACCTGGCGCGGCTGGTCCCAGCCGTCTTCCAGGTAGCCCTCGCGCACCTTGGCGACGCCCTTCTGGGAAATGTCGTACTGGGTGCCGCAGGGGTCGGTGCCGCGAGAAACGGAGAAGGGCACGTGGGGCAGGCTCTTGGCCACCAGCAGCTCCGGGTAGTCGTTGCGCATGCGCTCGAGCACCAGGGGTATCTCCTCCACCTCGAAGCCGAAGTGGTCGAGCCCGGACTGGTTTCCCGGATGCTTCTGCAGCATGGCGAAGCCGATGACGCCGTCGCTGATGTGGCCGCGGTTGGGGTTGTAGTTGCCCTTCTCGTCGGTCATGCCGGTGGTGATCTTCTTCATGCCGAAGATGGTCTGATAGAACCTGGCCATCCGGTCCCAGTTCTCGGTGTTGAGGGCGATGTGCCGGATGCGTGTCTTCATGGTGAACCTCCCGCCCCGGAAATGGTGCGCTCCACGGGACGCCACTGGAATCGAACATTTCGGCACGGGTGTCAAGCGGCGCCCGCCGCGCTCCACGTGCCATTGGTCGCGCTTCCCCGTCGGCGTAGTGTTGCGTGCGGCATATCTCCCCTGTCCCAGCCCTCGTCCGTTGTGGTATAAGGCAACCATTTCCAGCACGGAGGAGTTCGACGCATGAAATTCTGCACCTATGACGCGAGGCAGGCGGGAGTGGTGGTGGACGACAAGGTCTATGCCGTGGGCGCGGCCATGGTGGCGGCCGGTATCCTCAAGGAGGGCTACACCATGGTCCAGGTCATCGAAGCGATGACCGGCAACCCGGACGCCCCGGCCTGTGTCGACGAATGCATCCGGTCCGGCGAGTCAACGCCCCTGGACCAGGTGACCCTGCGCGCGCCCGTCGACAACCCCACGTCACTGTGGGCCGCGGCCGCCAACTACATGGACCACCGAAAGGAGATGGAGTCCCGCATGGGCGGGGGGCACCAGGAGCTGCCGGACAAGGACGACCACATGTCCCAGGACTTCCTGAAGCCGGTGTCGTCCATCATCGGTCCGGGTGGCACCGTGATCATCCCCAAGGTGTCGCACGACGTGGATTTCGAGTGCGAGCTGTGCGTGGTCATCGGCAAGACGGCGCGGAAGGTCACCGAAGAGGACGCCCTGGACTACGTCTTCGGCTACACCATCTGCTGGGACATCAGCCAGCGGGACCCCTGGGGCCGCGGCAAGCAGAACACCCGCAACATCCGCAAGGGTTTCGACACCTTCAGTCCGCAGGGGCCCTGGATCGTCACCGCGGACGAGATTCCGGAGCCGCAGGATCTCAACCTCAGGGCGTGGCACAACGGCGAGCAGGTGATGACCGCCCACACCAGCGACATGATCTGCGGCGTGCGCGACCACATCCGGTTCCTGTCGAACGTGGTGACACTCCGGCCCGGCGACCTCATCACCACCGGAACGCCGGCGGGCGTGCACACGCTGCTGGACGGCGACAAGCTGCGGGGCGAGATCGAGAGGGTCGGCGTGATGGAATTGAACGTCATAGCGGAGGCCTGAAGGGCCTCCGCTATGGTAGCCGAGGTTACCCGAACCCTTCTCGAACGAGGATTTACCGCACGGGAGGTACCCATGAAATCGATCATTGGAGCAGCAACGACCCTTTTGGCCCTGTTGGTGGCGCTCGCCATGGCGACGCCGGTCCAGGCCGAGTTTCCCGACAAGAACCTGAACTGGATCGTGCAGTTTCCGCCGGGCGGCGGTTATGACGCCATGAGCCGCGCGCTGGCGCGCAGCATCAACAAGCAGTTGCCCAAGGGCACCAACGTCATCGTCAAGAACGTAACCGGCGCCGGCGGGCGGCGCGGCGCCGTCAGCCTCTACCGCGCCAAGCCCGACGGCTACACCGTGGGCGTGCTCGACATGCTCGGTCTGGTGACGGCGCAGATCCAGGCCGGCGCCGGCAAGACCATCTACGACCTCGAGAAGTTCGAGTACATCGCGCGCATGGGCAACGAGCCCTACACCATCTTCGTCAGCGGGAAATCGCCCCACAAGACGCTGGACGACCTCAAGAAACTCGACCGGCTGCCCTGGGGGTCGGAGGGAATCGGCTCCGGACGCTGGCTGCCCAGCTTCCTGGCGGCCCGCAGCCTGGGGCTCAAGTTCCAGTTGGTGACGGGCTACCGCGGCACCGGCGATAGCGTGCCCGGCCTGATGCGCGGGGATTTCGTGACCTGGCTCAACCCCAGTGAGCACTCCACCGTGGGGCCGCTGGCGCGCGACGGCAACCTTCGCTGCATCGTCCACCTGGGCGCCAAGCGCTCCTGGGCGTGTCCGGATACGCCCACGGCCAAGGAGCTGGGCATCGACCACATCAACGAGATCGTCCGCTTGGTGGCCATTCCTCCCGGGGTGCCGCGGGACCGCGCCAAGAAGCTGGAGGAGATCGTCGTCAAGGCCATGGACGACCCGGATTACCGCAACTGGGCCAAGTCCAGCGGCACCGCCATCAACCCGGGGGACGCGGCCGCCTCGGTGGCGACGTACAAGAACCTCATGGGCATGGTGAACCGGGAGGCGGACGCCATCCGGGCGGCGCTCAAGAAGTAGCAAAGCCATTCGCGCGGCAAACGCCCGCGCCGGCCGGGCGCGGGCAAAGGACGGAGGTTCCCATGCCCGGCGTCATAGACGCAGATACGCACATATCCGAGTCGACGGGGATGTGGGAGCTCATGGAGCCCTCCATGTACCCCCGCCGGCCGGTGATGACCGAGGTACCCGACGACACCGTGTACGCGGACATCAACGTCCTGTGGCTGATCGACGGCAACGTCTTTCCCAAGCCCGCCGGCCGCGGCGGCTTCCGTTTGGTGACGCCGTCCCGCGCCAAGGGGCAGGTACAGCGCCAGGACGTCCTCATCGCGTGCCGCGAGATCACCGACGTGCCGGCGCGGCTGGCGGACATGGACAGGCTGGGCGTGGACGTGCAGGTCATCTACCCCACCCTGTTCCTGGTCTACCTCACCGACGACGCGGAACTGGAGACCGCCCTGTGCCGCGCCTACAACGACTGGATGGCGGACGTCTGGTCCAAGTCCGGGGGGCGGCTCCGCTGGGTGGTGGTGCCGCCGCTCCACTCCATGGACGCCTCGCTGGAGGAGATGCGCAAGGGCAAGGCCACCGGCGCGGCGGGCGTCACCTTGCGCGGCCTGGAGAGCGACCGGAGCATCGCGGAGCCGTACTTCTTTCCGCTGTATGAGGAAGCCGAGAAGCTCGACCTGCCCATCTGCATCCACACCGGGTCGGGCTCCCGTACCCTGCTCAACCTTTTCGACCTGGCCGTCAGCTCGGTGTTCGCCAACCAGGTCATCCTGCCGCTGTTCGCGTTCCGCGACATCGTCGCCAACCACCTGCCGGCGCGCTACCCCGGCCTGCGCTTCGGCTTCATCGAGGCCAAGGCGAGCTGGATACCCTACCTGCTGCACGTGCTCCGGCGCGAGTCCCGGGCCGCGGTCGCGGGCGGTCGAAAGGGCATCCAGCGACCCCGGTGGAAGCACGAGACCCACGTGGAGCTGTTCCAGGATTATCGCATCTACGTCGCCTGCGAGGCGGACGAAGACCTGTCCTACCTGCTCAACTACACCGGCGAGGACAACCTCCTCATCGGCTCGGACTACGGCCACACCGACCCGGCCAACGAACCGCGCATGGTGGACGTCATGCGCCAGCGCGACGACCTCCCGGCGGGCGTCATCGAGAAGATCCTGGTGGACAACCCGAAGGCGTTCTACGGCCTCTGACGCGGCGGTCCGACCGGCGAAGCCGGTTGTGGCGCAACGCGCGCCACTTCCAGTCGGAGATGACCCCACATGTACTCTCTCGAAGGACACAGTGCCATCATCACCGGCGGCGCCAGCGGCATCGGTCTCGCCACCGTCCGGCTGCTGGCGGAAGCCGGCGCCAACGTCGTCATCGCCGACATCAATGAAGAGGCCGGCGCGCGAATGGTGGAGGAACTGACGGGAAAAGGCGTGGGTGCGCTGTTCGTCAGGACCGACGTCACGCAGGGCGACGACGTGGACGCGCTGATCCGCGCCACCACGGCCCGGTTCGGCTCGCTGCAGATCGTGATGCCGTTCGCCGGCATCGGCCTCGAGAAGCTCGCTCTGGAAACCACCCGCGAGGAATGGGACCGCATGATCGCCATCAACCTCACCGGCAGTTTCCTGGTGATGCAGGCGGCGGGCACGGTCATGGCGGAGGCGGGTTACGGCCGCATCGTGGCCATGGCGTCCGTCTCCGGCATGCGCGGCGGCACCGGGCGCACCGCCTACGGCGCCACCAAGGGCGCCATGATCACCATGACCCGCGTCATGGCCCTGGAGTTGGCCGAAACCGGAGTGACCGTGAACGCGCTGGCGCCGGGCCCGGTGGACACCGCGCTGACCCGGAAGATGTACGACGACGAGACTCGCCGGGCCTATGACCGGGCCATTCCCATGCGTCGTTTCGCCATGCCGGAAGAAGTGGCGCACGCGGCGCTGTTTCTGGCCCTGCCGCAGTCCGGCTACATCACCGGCATCACCCTTCCGGTGGACGGCGGCTTCTCCTCGAGCGGCGTCATCAAGCGGAGTTGAACGGCCCGGGAAACGAGGCCGGAAGAAGTTCCGCGCGCCCTGACGGGGTCAGAGCTTGTAGAAAGCGAGGCCGTTCTCGCGCAGGATCTTCCGCTTGACGGCCTCGGAGACGTCGGTCCGTTCGCGCATCTCTTCGATGCCCGTCTCGCGCGCCTCGGCATGGGGGATGTCGCCTTCGATGAGGATCTGGTCCTCCCCTACCATCTCGATCACCTGGGGCAGCAGCGGCTCCTCCGCCTCGCAGGTGACGTAGACCCGGCCTTCCTTGAGATATTCGCTGGGCGGCTTCTTCGAACGGTTTCCCAGCATCGAGACCACCGGATGGTAGTGGTCCATCCGTCCCACCATGTAGGGGATCCACTCGGAGCCGGCCTCCAGGAAGGCCACCCGCAGCTTGGGGAAGCGGTCCAGCACGCCGCCGCCCAGGATGCTGAAGAAGCCCATGAGCACGGGCAGCGTGAAGCTCAGGATCAACGCGGCGTAGGGGTCCTCGCAGGTCTGGGTCAGGCCCGGAGCGCTCCAGCCGGTGTGGATGCACACCGGCAGGTCCGCCTCGCAGGCCGCCGCGTAGAACGGCGAAAGGTCGGGGTGGTGCAGCAGGGTCTGGCCCGCGGTGCCGCCGATCATCAGTCCCACGGCGCCCATCTCCCGGGCGCGCCGAACTTCCGCGACGCACGCTTCGCGGTCGCGCATGGGAATGACCGCGGCCCACTTGAGCCGGTCCGGGCGCTCGCCGCAGCGCTGCGCGATCCAGGTGTTGTAGCTGCGCATCAGCGCGGCTTCCAGGCGCGGGTCCTCGGTGAGCCGATGGAAGAGAATCGACGAATAGATCACCTGGATGTCGATGCCGAAGGCGTCCAGGTCCCTGATCCGGGCGTCGATGTCGGTCATGCCCTGGCTGCCGATGTCGAAGATCTTGTCCCGGGCGAACTTCATCTCCAGCGGGGTGCCGCTGAAGGTCGTGCCGGACCCCCAAAAGCCGGGGGTGGATCTGACCGTCGATCAGCCACCACGCGTCGATGTGCGCGTGGGTGGCCAAGCCCTCCCCCTGGACCACGATGGGCCTCCGGTGCCGAAACTCGTCATCCAGGAAATCCCAGGTCTCCGGCACTTCCATGACGTGCGAATCCGCGTCGACGACATCGATGGCGCGCATTGTGTGTCCTCCGCGTGTGTTCTATCCCCAATTCCCGAGGGGACGGCTTCACGGGGCACTATCGGCCAGATGCACCGCTGCTGTCAACGGCGCATCCCCAATGAGGGGTCGGCTTGCGTTTGCAGGGCTTTGCAGGGAAGGGAGGCACCCGGCAAGGCTCGCGGTGCCTGGTGGGACGTTGTGAGGAACGTCGATTCAGTTGCCCTCGCGTGGGGGCTTTCCAGCGTCACAGACGGCCAGCACCATTGCATCGTCGTCGCCCCCCGCCGCGAAACCGTGGGGTATGCGCCCGTCGAAATGCACCGACTCCCCGGTTTGCAGGAGAATGGCGCTGTAGGGTTCCATGTAGAATTTCAGAGGGCCGTTGACCACGTAGACGAACGCCTCCCCGGCGCGGCCGCGCAGGACCGTCGGCTCGTGGGACTCCTTGGCCACGCGGAGCAACATCGGCTGAAGGGCCTTTTGAGCCAACTCTCCGCTCAGCAGACAGTATTGGTCCCGGGCCTCCTCGTACCGAATCCCGTCACCCTCCCGGTTCACGGCCCGCGAGCCATGCGCGAAGTTGGCGAAGCTCCCGCCCCTCAACAGTTCCGACAGATCCAGTCCGATGCCCTCGCACAAACGGATCAGCACATCGAAGTTCGGCGAGGTCTGGTTATTCTCTATCTTGGACAAGGTGGAGACCGCGATCCCCGTCCTCTCCGCAACCGCCGCAAGCGTCCAGTCGTTCTCCCGCCTGATACGCCGAAGCAGCTTACTGAGTTGACTGGCCCGTTCTACCCTCGACATTGCCTTGACCATCTCTCCGCGAGTTCCATCCCGGCGGTGGCGCGTCCCCGCTGGTCTCGATCGCTACTATGGAAAAATCCTATTTGTCGAAACAAATACGCCTTTTGTTGGTGTTATTTTCCTTTACGTTCTAGGTCGCCAAATCCTGCGCCACGTATTTCTTTTCCGTCAACACGACGTCCGATTGCGAAACCACGAGCACCAACGCGTCCCCTTCCCCTTCCGCGACGGTCGCATGAAGCATGCGTGCGTCGAAATGCACGGATTCCCCGGTCTTCAAGACGATCGCACGATAAGGCTCCATGAAGAACCTCACGGAACCGCAAAGCACGTAGACAAACTCCTCGCCCGTGTGCGCCGCTACCATGGTCGGTGCATCGTCCCCCTTCGGCACCCGGATCAACCTGGGCATCAGGGTTTTCTTCGACAATTCACTGCTGAGCACAAGGCACTCGCCGTGTAGCGAGTCGTAGCGGACTCCCTCTCCCAGCCGGTTTACCGTCCTGGAGCCGTTGGGGAACGCGGAGATCGCTCCCGCCTCGAACAGTTCGGCCAAATTCATTTCGAGACCTTCACACAGGCGGACAAGGACGTCGAAATTCGGCGAGGTCTGGTTCTTTTCGATCTTCGAGAGGGTGGAAACCGCTACACCGGTCTTCGCGCTCACGGTCGCAAGTGTCCAACCGTTTTCTCGCCGGAGGCGGTGCAAGGCCTGACCAATATCGTGGGAGCGTCGTGTTCCGGGCATCGTTCCTGCAGTCGGTTTCAAGGTTGGTAAGTGAAACCGCAGCGCTCTATATCTTTATAAGAACATATAACGTTGGTCGAATCAAGTCTCCTTCTTCGCAAACGCCACTTGGCCGTCAACACCGTGTCGTGGAGGGGAGGACTCGTATTGGTGCATAATCGATATCAGTCACATTCAACCCGGTCATGCCGTTTCATAAAAGAAAGGAAATGACAACGGGCCGGTGCCGTGATCCGGAGGAGAAACCAGGGCCGCTCGGGACCCGCGGGGCGCTGGCACCGTGAACCTCCTCGCGCTAGACTTTCCGGATTCAAGGACGGCCGGCGCCCTGTCGCGCCCCGGCGACGGTGAGGTGAGGGAGACGGCAGTCGGCGTCGGCGGACATCGGAGGGAACATGCAACTCTACGGCTACTTCAGGAGCTCGGCGTCATACCGGGTGCGCATCGCCCTGGCGCTCAAGGGCCTGGACTACGACCTTCAACCCGTCCATCTGCGCCGGGGGGAACAGCAGGCGCCGGACTACGTGGCGCGAAATCCCCAGGGTCTGGTCCCGGCGCTGGTGCACGATGAAGCGGTGCTCACGCAGTCCCTCGCCATCATGGAGTATCTGGACGAGCGGTTCCCGGAGCCCGCGTTGCTTCCCGGGACGCCCGCGGACCGGGCTTGGGTGCGGGCGCTGGCGCAGGTGGTGGCCTGCGACATCCATCCGATCAACAACCTGCGCGTGCTGCAGTATCTGGAGAAACACCTGAGCCTGGGCGCGGACGCCCAGGCGGCGTGGGCGCGCCGGTGGATCGAGGACGGTTTCGCGGCCATGGAGGCGATGTTGAAGAAGAGCGATTCGCGTATGGGGGAGCACTGCTTCGGAGACGCCCCGACACTGGCCGACGTCTGCCTGGTGCCGCAGATCTTCAACTCGCAACGCTTCGCCGTGGACATGGGGCAATATTCCACCCTGGCGCGGATTCACGAGAACTGCATGCGCCTTCCCGCGTTCAAGGACCAGGCTCCCGAACGGCAACCCGACGCCGAATGACTCTCGCGCTGTCACCGGCGCGTCTGTTGGCGGCTGCCGCCTGCGTAGCGGGCCTGGCGCTGGCGCTAGCGCCGACGCCCGCCGGACTGCCCGCGGAGGTCCTTCCCACGGCCGGAGTCATGGTGGTGTGCGTGGGCCTCTGGGCCACGGCCGTCATCCCCGAATACCTCACCGCGGTCATCTTCTGCTTCCTGGCGGTGACCGTCGCCGGCGCGCCGCGGGACGCGGTCTTCGCCGGTTTCTCCTCCACCGCGGGATGGCTGGTGTTCGGCGGCCTGATCATCGCCGCGGCGGTGCAGACCACCGGCCTCGGGGCGCACATCGCCACCGCCGCGGTGACATACTTCGGCCGGTCCTATCGCGCGTTCCTGTGCCGCATCGTCCTCACCGCCGGACTCCTGGGCTTCATCATGCCCTCGAACATGAGCCGCGTACTGGTCATGCTGCCGATCTTTCTCAGCATCGGCGAGCGCCTCGGGTTCGAGCGCGGCAGCACCGGGCGCACCGGCGTGACCCTGGCGGTGGCCGCGGGCAGCATCTTCCCGAGCTTCGGCATCCTCACCGCCGCCGTACCCAACGTCGTCTTGCTGGGGGCGGCCGAAAGCATTTACGGGATACACATCACCTACGGCGAGTATTTCCTGATGCACTTTCCGGTCATCAGCATCGTCAACCTCGTGGCCCTGCCCTTCCTCATCGCCGCGCTGTTCCCGGCCGAGGTGCGCGTGTTGGAGACGCCGGACGCGCGCACCCCCTGGACGGGCCCCGAGCGCAAGCTGCTGCTGATCCTGACGGTGGCCCTGGCCCTGTGGGTCACCGACCACTGGCACCGGGTGTCACCGGCGTGGATCGCCCTGGGAGCCGGCATCCTGTGTCTCTTGCCGCGGCTCGGATGCATGCCGCCCGAGTCCCTCTCCGGCAAGGTCAACCTCGGACCCTGGCTCTTCATCTGCGGCATCGTCGGCCTGGGGTCGGTGGCGGTGCACAGTGGATTGGGGGATCTGCTGGCGGGCTGGCTGCTGGACAAGCTCCCCATGGAGCCGGGCCGCGATTTCTTCAACTTCGCCGCCATGAGTGCCGTGGGAATGCTCATCAGCATCGCCGCCACGGCTCCGGCCGAACCGGTGGTCGCGGCCGCCCTGGCCAAGGACATCAGCGCCGTCACCGGCTGGCCGGTGGCCACGGTACTTCTGACCCAGACCGTCAACTGGTCCATGGTGCCCTTTCCCTACGAGCTGCCGCCCATGGTGGTGGCGGCGCGCATCAGCGGCATGCCGGTAGTTCGGGCCACACGGCTCTTGCTGTGCTTGACACTGCTGGCCTGGACCGTGACGCTGCCGCTCCAGTTCGTCTGGCTGCGGCATCTGGGATATTTCGCGGGGTGACCGTCGTGGGATGGGAGACCGGACTCTACGTTTTCACCGTGGTGCTGTTGGCCGCGAGCCTCCAGGGCATCACCGGGGCCGGCATGATGATCCTCTCGGTGCCCCCGCTGCTGGTGGCGTTGCCGGCCATAGTGGTGGTTCCGAGCATGGTCCTGGTGTACCTGCCCCTGGGCCTGGCCCAACTCATCCAGCTCCGCCGGGACGTCGATTGGCGGCGCCTCGCGATCCTCTTCGTCAGCTCCGCCCTGATGGTCCCTTTTGGCGCGATGGTCCTGAAGGAAGTCGACACGTTGACGTTGCAACGCGGGATCGGTGCGCTGATGATCGTCCTGGTGCTGCTGCTTCAGATCAAGCCCGGGCCGCCGTTCGCGCGGGAGGCGCCCGCGTGCGCGGCCGTGGGCCTCCTGGCCGGCTTCCTCGCGGCCAGCACCACCGTGGCCGGACCGCCGCTGGTGCTGCTGGGGCTGAAGCAACGTTGGGAACCGGCGGTGTTTCGCGCCACCGCCATCGCCTATTTCTTCACCATCTCCGCGTTCTCGCTGCCGTTCTACTGGGAGATGGACCTGCTCACGCCTGTCACGCGGCAGTTCTCCCTCTACGGCCTGCCCGCCGTAGCCGTGGGATACTTCACCGCAACCTGGCTCCGCGCACGGGTGTCGGTGACGGCATTCCGCCGGCTCGCCACCGCGGTGGTTGTCACTGGCGGCTTGTCGGCCATTCTCTTCTAGTGTCCCAGTGTCGTGTCTGGTTCGGAAACGGAGTTGACAACCCTCCACCGCGTTGATAGAAGCGCGAGAATCACGAGGCAGGACGCCAACATTGTAAAGGATCAACCGAATCGGAAGGGAGACGCATATGCGAAAACACTGGAGAACCACGTTTCTGGCGCTGTTCGTCGCAACGCTTGCCCTGAGCCTCGCCGCCAACTCGGCGTGGGCGCAGAAGACCCGGGTCACCATTGGGGCCACCGAGACCATGGAGACCTTCAACCCGTACGGCGACAGCGTGGCGTTGCTCTACGGCATCTACACCGAGCTGGCCGGCCCCCTGTGCAAGTACAACTGGAACGACGGCAAATGGGAGCCGCGGCTGGCCAAGAGCTGGAAGGTTGTGGATCCCAACACCTGGGTGTTCGAGTTGGACCAGCGCTACACGTTCAACGACGGCAGCCCGGTGACGGCCCACGACATCGTGCACTCCATCTGGCGCATCTTCAACGATCCCCAG includes:
- a CDS encoding amidohydrolase family protein; the protein is MPGVIDADTHISESTGMWELMEPSMYPRRPVMTEVPDDTVYADINVLWLIDGNVFPKPAGRGGFRLVTPSRAKGQVQRQDVLIACREITDVPARLADMDRLGVDVQVIYPTLFLVYLTDDAELETALCRAYNDWMADVWSKSGGRLRWVVVPPLHSMDASLEEMRKGKATGAAGVTLRGLESDRSIAEPYFFPLYEEAEKLDLPICIHTGSGSRTLLNLFDLAVSSVFANQVILPLFAFRDIVANHLPARYPGLRFGFIEAKASWIPYLLHVLRRESRAAVAGGRKGIQRPRWKHETHVELFQDYRIYVACEADEDLSYLLNYTGEDNLLIGSDYGHTDPANEPRMVDVMRQRDDLPAGVIEKILVDNPKAFYGL
- a CDS encoding HigA family addiction module antitoxin; protein product: MLMHDPPHPGAFIRRQCLEPLGLTVTEAAKGLAVSRNTLSLLLNGRLGISPEMAIRLSEAFGGSPESWLTQQMQYDLWHAQHDRKPVEVRRFATA
- a CDS encoding tripartite tricarboxylate transporter substrate binding protein; translated protein: MKSIIGAATTLLALLVALAMATPVQAEFPDKNLNWIVQFPPGGGYDAMSRALARSINKQLPKGTNVIVKNVTGAGGRRGAVSLYRAKPDGYTVGVLDMLGLVTAQIQAGAGKTIYDLEKFEYIARMGNEPYTIFVSGKSPHKTLDDLKKLDRLPWGSEGIGSGRWLPSFLAARSLGLKFQLVTGYRGTGDSVPGLMRGDFVTWLNPSEHSTVGPLARDGNLRCIVHLGAKRSWACPDTPTAKELGIDHINEIVRLVAIPPGVPRDRAKKLEEIVVKAMDDPDYRNWAKSSGTAINPGDAAASVATYKNLMGMVNREADAIRAALKK
- a CDS encoding amidohydrolase family protein, which produces MKFARDKIFDIGSQGMTDIDARIRDLDAFGIDIQVIYSSILFHRLTEDPRLEAALMRSYNTWIAQRCGERPDRLKWAAVIPMRDREACVAEVRRAREMGAVGLMIGGTAGQTLLHHPDLSPFYAAACEADLPVCIHTGWSAPGLTQTCEDPYAALILSFTLPVLMGFFSILGGGVLDRFPKLRVAFLEAGSEWIPYMVGRMDHYHPVVSMLGNRSKKPPSEYLKEGRVYVTCEAEEPLLPQVIEMVGEDQILIEGDIPHAEARETGIEEMRERTDVSEAVKRKILRENGLAFYKL
- a CDS encoding XRE family transcriptional regulator — its product is MSRVERASQLSKLLRRIRRENDWTLAAVAERTGIAVSTLSKIENNQTSPNFDVLIRLCEGIGLDLSELLRGGSFANFAHGSRAVNREGDGIRYEEARDQYCLLSGELAQKALQPMLLRVAKESHEPTVLRGRAGEAFVYVVNGPLKFYMEPYSAILLQTGESVHFDGRIPHGFAAGGDDDAMVLAVCDAGKPPREGN
- a CDS encoding SDR family NAD(P)-dependent oxidoreductase codes for the protein MYSLEGHSAIITGGASGIGLATVRLLAEAGANVVIADINEEAGARMVEELTGKGVGALFVRTDVTQGDDVDALIRATTARFGSLQIVMPFAGIGLEKLALETTREEWDRMIAINLTGSFLVMQAAGTVMAEAGYGRIVAMASVSGMRGGTGRTAYGATKGAMITMTRVMALELAETGVTVNALAPGPVDTALTRKMYDDETRRAYDRAIPMRRFAMPEEVAHAALFLALPQSGYITGITLPVDGGFSSSGVIKRS
- a CDS encoding fumarylacetoacetate hydrolase family protein, which produces MKFCTYDARQAGVVVDDKVYAVGAAMVAAGILKEGYTMVQVIEAMTGNPDAPACVDECIRSGESTPLDQVTLRAPVDNPTSLWAAAANYMDHRKEMESRMGGGHQELPDKDDHMSQDFLKPVSSIIGPGGTVIIPKVSHDVDFECELCVVIGKTARKVTEEDALDYVFGYTICWDISQRDPWGRGKQNTRNIRKGFDTFSPQGPWIVTADEIPEPQDLNLRAWHNGEQVMTAHTSDMICGVRDHIRFLSNVVTLRPGDLITTGTPAGVHTLLDGDKLRGEIERVGVMELNVIAEA
- a CDS encoding VOC family protein, whose translation is MKTRIRHIALNTENWDRMARFYQTIFGMKKITTGMTDEKGNYNPNRGHISDGVIGFAMLQKHPGNQSGLDHFGFEVEEIPLVLERMRNDYPELLVAKSLPHVPFSVSRGTDPCGTQYDISQKGVAKVREGYLEDGWDQPRQVSHISIRSKQPERVAEFYHKVFELDAGEAPGPDGSFRVTDGQVELLVRPCDNALYRGMREGLDHIGFRVENLERTRKEIEELSESAPESAPANLDAGRFGPMTRADLEGCVIGQHAMADPDGVLLDLSE
- the maiA gene encoding maleylacetoacetate isomerase, producing MQLYGYFRSSASYRVRIALALKGLDYDLQPVHLRRGEQQAPDYVARNPQGLVPALVHDEAVLTQSLAIMEYLDERFPEPALLPGTPADRAWVRALAQVVACDIHPINNLRVLQYLEKHLSLGADAQAAWARRWIEDGFAAMEAMLKKSDSRMGEHCFGDAPTLADVCLVPQIFNSQRFAVDMGQYSTLARIHENCMRLPAFKDQAPERQPDAE
- a CDS encoding XRE family transcriptional regulator — translated: MPGTRRSHDIGQALHRLRRENGWTLATVSAKTGVAVSTLSKIEKNQTSPNFDVLVRLCEGLEMNLAELFEAGAISAFPNGSRTVNRLGEGVRYDSLHGECLVLSSELSKKTLMPRLIRVPKGDDAPTMVAAHTGEEFVYVLCGSVRFFMEPYRAIVLKTGESVHFDARMLHATVAEGEGDALVLVVSQSDVVLTEKKYVAQDLAT